The following are encoded together in the Daucus carota subsp. sativus chromosome 5, DH1 v3.0, whole genome shotgun sequence genome:
- the LOC108220908 gene encoding protein SODIUM POTASSIUM ROOT DEFECTIVE 2, producing MKSIDLLCASPASTAICSSTDLRAMVRSHGTRSVDRRRHHYMSDHYPRKSRNNVPVIPCSSQLPSIPSSYYQKSRKSASDHSSAARGDRELRRKSSTDIINDLATTTPYGSSRYLLSDRPFDELLPQTDNALALVPSEPVAPRRVGENDSALVSGNQDPRPRARTGSNDSLVLTSNITKQKQLVLSQPARRHESSAHKSSSARSQTRHQVVELMVSIHCKGCEGKVRKHISRMEGVSSFSIDRATKKVIVIGEVTPFGVLSSISKVKNAQFWPCPTSLSSS from the exons ATGAAGTCTATAGACTTGTTATGCGCCTCTCCAGCTTCCACAGCTATATGCTCCAGCACGGATCTTCGTGCCATGGTCCGTAGCCATGGCACGAGATCCGTGGACCGTCGTAGACATCACTACATGAGTGATCACTATCCAAGAAAATCCAGGAACAATGTTCCTGTCATTCCTTGCTCTTCACAGCTGCCTAGCATTCCTTCTTCGTACTATCAGAAGAGCAGGAAAAGCGCTTCTGATCACTCTTCTGCTGCTCGAGGTGATCGAGAGCTACGGAGAAAAAGCTCCACTGATATTATTAATGATCTAGCAACCACAACTCCTTATGGATCTTCTAGGTATCTTTTGAGTGACAGGCCTTTTGATGAACTCTTACCGCAGACAGATAATGCATTGGCATTGGTTCCTAGTGAGCCTGTAGCGCCTCGACGCGTAGGAGAGAATGATTCTGCATTGGTTTCTGGCAATCAGGATCCACGGCCCCGTGCCAGAACAGGCTCTAATGACAGTCTTGTTCTAACATCTAATATTACCAAGCAGAAGCAGCTGGTGCTTAGCCAGCCTGCACGCAGACACGAATCTTCTGCTCATAAATCTTCGTCGGCTCGGTCTCAGACCCGTCACCAG GTGGTGGAGCTTATGGTGTCGATTCATTGCAAGGGATGTGAAGGGAAAGTGAGAAAACATATTTCCAGAATGGAAG GAGTGAGTTCATTCAGTATTGATAGAGCAACAAAGAAAGTGATAGTGATCGGAGAAGTAACACCCTTTGGAGTACTTTCAAGCATTTCAAAAGTGAAGAATGCTCAGTTCTGGCCCTGTCCAACTTCTTTATCTTCTTCCTAG
- the LOC135152685 gene encoding uncharacterized protein LOC135152685 produces MAHDSASGSGSKAAGGGGMGQPSNGPEGLRGRKKSATSRGHHRFVGVRQRPSGRWVAEIKDSLQKVRLWLGTFDTAEDAARAYDDAARALRGANARTNFEHPQSLARNSLPEHAEPFSFEQACGKHEAEEGLLGALKAKLYDGNNLRSLICPQLNSTTSLPALQQQQQSSHAVAVSQQKNHVAKRDHQSMSAPFVGTPAKATANIGSSLNQLMLPSGFEQSHKQIDNSFLPNGPIDFMAIHEQQFGGMKWQNQGTDITSAMVWQQQSNYMPWQAASDLNMHIPQDQNAFFGDSPTLPWQFSGASTQSAMIDQHMSHYTDSNYFNNQLLNGNKMNGKMDMMSEYIPVTYGVADQVVNEAELTVCGGVSTIWSPDQQFTTGWATNGNGGVNVSNNWEQLLYASSVLG; encoded by the coding sequence ATGGCACATGACTCTGCCTCAGGCTCTGGCTCAAAAGCTGCAGGTGGAGGTGGAATGGGTCAGCCTAGCAATGGACCGGAAGGCCTTCGGGGAAGGAAGAAGAGCGCGACATCCAGGGGGCACCACAGGTTTGTGGGAGTTAGACAAAGGCCCTCAGGAAGATGGGTTGCAGAAATCAAGGACTCACTTCAAAAGGTTAGGCTATGGCTTGGCACTTTCGATACTGCAGAGGATGCTGCCCGGGCTTATGATGATGCTGCACGGGCTCTTCGTGGTGCTAATGCTAGAACCAACTTTGAGCACCCTCAATCTTTGGCTCGGAACAGCTTGCCTGAGCATGCTGAGCCGTTTTCTTTTGAGCAGGCCTGTGGGAAGCATGAGGCCGAGGAAGGCCTACTTGGGGCGCTTAAGGCCAAGCTTTATGATGGGAATAATTTGCGTTCTTTAATTTGCCCTCAGCTTAATTCTACTACTTCATTGCCTGCTTTGCAGCAGCAACAACAATCTAGTCACGCTGTTGCAGTCTCACAGCAGAAGAATCATGTCGCGAAAAGAGATCATCAGTCTATGTCTGCGCCTTTTGTGGGGACTCCTGCTAAGGCTACTGCAAATATTGGGAGTTCTCTGAATCAGCTCATGCTTCCCTCTGGCTTTGAACAGTCTCACAAACAAATTGATAATAGCTTTCTCCCGAATGGTCCGATTGATTTTATGGCTATTCATGAGCAACAGTTTGGTGGAATGAAGTGGCAGAACCAAGGTACAGATATAACAAGCGCGATGGTGTGGCAGCAGCAAAGTAATTACATGCCTTGGCAAGCGGCATCAGATCTCAACATGCATATTCCACAAGATCAGAATGCCTTCTTTGGTGATTCTCCTACTTTGCCCTGGCAATTTTCGGGGGCAAGTACTCAGTCCGCTATGATTGATCAACATATGTCTCATTACACTGATAGTAATTACTTCAATAATCAACTATTAAATGGTAACAAGATGAATGGTAAAATGGATATGATGTCTGAGTACATTCCAGTCACATATGGTGTCGCGGATCAAGTGGTCAACGAGGCAGAATTGACTGTGTGCGGAGGAGTATCAACGATTTGGTCACCGGATCAACAATTCACCACTGGATGGGCAACTAATGGAAACGGTGGTGTTAATGTATCAAATAATTGGGAGCAATTATTATATGCATCATCTGTGTTGGGGTGA
- the LOC108223094 gene encoding DNA-directed RNA polymerase III subunit 1, with protein MSKTSEEVVQFTKQPYIEDVGPRRIKSITFSTFSEADIFKAAEVQVYKDKYYDEKRKPVEGGLLDPRMGPTSKNGFCATCDGSFRDCPGHYGCLTLSVPVYNVGYLGTIVDILKCICKSCASILLPEKEYADYLKKMRKDIDPLKKNELFKRIVKKCTAMASSKKAVKCLKCGYINGTVKRAGLGVEHDRSKVTDSSLEESRSAISHLKDSTGSKSPSIINPDRVLSLFKKIQDKVCDLLYLSDRPEKFLITSIAVPPVPIRPSVFVDGGQMSNENDISERLKLIIQTNATLHQNLTTASYAPKALELWPLLQVEVARYINSDVRGVPLSMQESKPLSGFVQRLKGKQGRFRGNLSGKRVEYTGRTVISPDPNLKITEVAIPILMAQILTYPERVSSHNIEKLRQCVRNGCYKYPGANFIRMADGTLMVLKFPSRVRLADELKFGQIVERHLEDGDIILFNRQPSLHRMSIMCHRARIMPWRTLRFNESVCNPYNADFDGDEMNMHVPQTEEARTEALMLMGVQNNLCTPKNGEILVASTQDFLTSSFLITRKDTFYDRASFSLMCCYMGDAMDHIDLPTPAVIKPIELWTGKQLFSVLLRPHANMRVYLTLTVKEKSYTSGETMCQSDGFVYFRNSELVSGQLGKATLGNGNKDGMYSILLRDYKAHAASVCMNRLAKLSARWIGNHGFSIGIDDVQPGDLLNKDKEGKITDGNVQCDELINKYNNGKIELLAGCDAAQTLETLIAKVLNDIRGEAAKLCMKSLHWRNSPLIMSQCGSKGSPINISQMVACVGQQSVSGGRAPNGFLDRSLPHFHKNSKIPAAKGFVGNSFYSGLTATEFFFHTMGGREGLVDTAVKTADTGYISRRLMKALEDLAVHYDKTVRNASGCIVQFTYGDDGMDPSQMEEKGGLPLNFDRLLLKVKAACPPEEHIGMPSSEIVKVVDETLTKHVMASEGDCSKAFNKSLSEFLKACAERSNNTRVALKLEKELRSEDFDNLENVAKNISGITHQQLQVFMETCISRYHQKVVEGGTAIGAIGAHSIGEPGTQMTLKTFHFAGVASMNVTQGVPRIKEIINAAKNISTPIITAKLEFSDSLVSARLVKGRIEKTVLGQVAKSIKIVMASRSASVTVTLDMDVIQASELCINAHTVKESILSTPKIKLKEQNIHVLDARKLEVIPTSDRSKLHFELHRLKDRLPTVVVRGINSIKRAVIKECDGKKGTYELAVEGTGLDAVMGTEGVDGPKTTSNHIMEVQKTLGIEAARKCIILEIQKTMKDMSIDVRHMMLLADLMTYKGEVLGITRHGIQKMKDSVLMLASFEKTSDHLFNASVNGRVDKIEGVSECIIMGIPMQIGTGMLKVMQRVPPVELQRGADPVIS; from the exons ATGTCGAAGACATCCGAAGAAGTGGTTCAATTTACGAAGCAGCCTTACATTGAAGATGTTGGCCCGAGAAGAAt TAAGAGCATTACATTCTCCACCTTTTCTGAAGCCGATATATTTAAAGCAGCGGAAGTTCAAGTATACAAGGATAAATATTATGATGAGAAGAGAAAGCCTGTAGAGGGAGGCTTATTGGACCCTCGTATG gGTCCTACAAGCAAAAATGGGTTTTGTGCAACCTGCGATGGAAGCTTTCGAGATTGTCCAGGGCATTATGGTTGTCTAACTCTTTCAGTTCCGGTTTATAATGTTGGATATTTAGGCACTATCGTGGATATTTTAAAGTGCATTTGCAAG AGTTGTGCCTCCATACTGTTACCGGAAAAAGAATATGCGGACTATTTAAAGAAGATGCGAAAAGATATCGATCCTTTAAAGAAGAACGAGCTTTTCAAAAGGATAGTAAAAAAGTGCACTGCAATGGCAAGCAGTAAGAAGGCGGTGAAGTGTTTAAAGTGTGGATATATAAATG GTACGGTTAAAAGGGCTGGGTTGGGTGTGGAACATGATCGTTCAAAAGTTACAGATAGTTCTCTAGAAGAATCTCGTTCAGCTATATCGCATTTAAAGGATTCCACAGGATCTAAGTCGCCTTCCATTATTAACCCCGACAGAGTACTttctctttttaagaaaatacagGACAAG GTTTGTGACTTGCTATATCTGAGTGATAGACCTGAGAAATTCCTAATCACAAGTATTGCTGTGCCTCCAGTTCCTATTCGCCCTTCTGTATTTGTCGATGGTGGACAGATGAG CAATGAGAATGACATATCAGAGAGATTGAAACTAATCATTCAAACAAATGCTACTCTTCATCAGAATTTAACAACAGCAAGTTATGCACCCAAAGCTCTT GAACTGTGGCCTCTGTTGCAAGTGGAGGTTGCACGGTACATAAACAGCGATGTACGTGGAGTGCCACTAAGTATGCAAGAATCCAAGCCCCTGAGTGGTTTTGTTCAACGCCTAAAAGGAAAACAGGGACGCTTTCGAGGAAATTTGTCTGGGAAACGAGTGGAATATACTGGGAGAACTGTTATATCGCCAGATCCGAATCTTAAGATTACAGAG GTTGCAATTCCTATCCTGATGGCCCAAATTTTGACTTATCCTGAGCGTGTATCAAGTCATAATATAGAAAAGCTGAGGCAATGTGTTAGAAATGGATGCTACAAGTACCCTGGCGCCAATTTTATCAGAATGGCTGATGGAACTTTAAT GGTGTTAAAGTTCCCTTCCAGAGTGCGCCTTGCTGATGAACTGAAATTTGGTCAGATTGTCGAACGTCATTTAGAAGATGGTGATATTATTCTTTTCAACAGACAACCCAGCTTACATCGAATGTCAATCATGTGCCATAGG GCAAGAATAATGCCATGGCGTACATTGCGATTCAACGAGTCAGTTTGCAATCCTTACAATGCTGATTTTGACGGTGATGAGATGAATATGCATGTCCCACAAACCGAGGAGGCTCGAACAGAGGCTCTTATGTTGATGGGG GTGCAAAATAATTTATGCACACCAAAGAATGGAGAGATTTTGGTGGCGTCCACACAAGATTTCTTGACTTCCTCTTTTCTCATCACAAGAAAGGACACATTCTATGACCGTGCATCATTTTCTCTTATGTGTTGCTATATGGGGGATGCAATGGATCATATTGATTTGCCAACACCAGCAGTAATCAAG CCAATAGAACTCTGGACGGGTAAACAATTATTTAGTGTCTTATTGCGCCCACATGCAAACATGAGAGTTTATCTGACTCTCACTGTAAAAGAGAAAAGCTACACCTCTGGGGAGACGATGTGCCAAAGTGATGGATTTGTGTATTTTCGTAATAGTGAGCTAGTGAGTGGCCAACTTGGGAAGGCAACCTTAG GAAATGGAAATAAAGATGGTATGTACTCTATTCTTCTTCGGGACTACAAAGCACATGCCGCTTCTGTATGTATGAATCGTTTGGCCAAGCTGAG TGCACGGTGGATTGGTAATCACGGATTTTCAATTGGAATCGACGATGTTCAGCCCGGAGATCTTTTAAATAAAGATAAAGAGGGTAAAATTACTGATGGTAATGTACAGTGTGATGAACTGATAAATAAGTACAACAATGGAAAGATTGAACTTCTAGCTGGGTGTGATGCTGCTCAGACATTAGAAACTCTGATAGCCAAAGTTTTAAATGATATTCGAGGGGAAGCTGCTAAG CTTTGCATGAAAAGCTTGCATTGGAGGAACAGCCCCCTTATTATGTCACAATGTGGTTCTAAAGGATCGCCCATCAATATTAGTCAGATGGTTGCCTGTGTTGGTCAGCAGTCTGTCAGTGGTGGACGTGCACCGAATGGATTTCTAGACCGGAGTCTTCCTCATTTTCATAAAAACTCAAAGATACCTGCG GCCAAGGGCTTTGTTGGAAATTCATTTTATAGTGGTTTGACTGCTACAGAATTTTTCTTTCACACAATGGGAGGTCGAGAAGGCCTTGTGGATACAGCG GTTAAAACGGCTGACACTGGGTACATTTCACGTCGATTAATGAAAGCTCTTGAAGATCTAGCTGTTCATTATGACAAAACTGTACGAAATGCTAGTGGATGTATTGTTCAGTTTACCTATGGTGATGATGGCATGGATCCATCACAAATGGAAGAAAAAGGTGGACTGCCTCTCAATTTTGACAGATTATTATTGAAAGTCAAG GCTGCATGCCCTCCTGAAGAACATATTGGCATGCCGTCATCAGAAATTGTAAAAGTTGTTGATGAAACACTCACAAAGCACGTTATGGCTTCGGAAGGGGATTGTTCAAAGGCCTTTAATAAATCATTATCTGAGTTTCTTAAAGCGTGTGCCGAAAGATCAAATAATACAAGGGTAGCTCTGAAATTGGAGAAAGAGCTGAGGAGTGAGGATTTCGACAACCTAGAAAATGTTGCTAAAAATATATCTGGCATTACCCACCAGCAGCTACAG GTCTTCATGGAAACATGTATTTCCCGCTATCATCAGAAGGTAGTTGAAGGTGGAACAGCAATTGGGGCGATTGGGGCACATAGTATTGGTGAGCCAGGAACACAGATGACTTTGAAGACCTTCCACTTTGCAGGAGTTGCAAGCATGA ATGTTACACAGGGAGTACCTCGTATTAAGGAAATCATTAATGCAGCCAAGAACATCAGTACACCTATCATTACTGCCAAACTCGAGTTTAGTGATAGTTTAGTAAGTGCGAGACTGGTGAAGGGTCGTATTGAAAAAACTGTTCTAGGCCAG GTTGCAAAGAGCATCAAGATTGTCATGGCATCACGATCAGCATCTGTTACTGTCACCCTTGACATGGATGTAATTCAAGCTTCAGAACTATGTATAAATGCACACACAGTAAAAGAATCAATATTAAGTACTCCAAAGATTAAACTAAAGGAACAG AACATACATGTTCTGGATGCTAGAAAGTTGGAAGTCATTCCTACATCTGATAGAAGCAAGCTTCATTTCGAACTCCACAGGCTAAAAGATAGACTTCCAACAGTTGTTGTGAGG GGAATTAATTCGATTAAGCGTGCAGTTATAAAGGAATGTGACGGTAAAAAAGGCACGTATGAGTTGGCCGTTGAAGG TACGGGTCTTGATGCTGTCATGGGAACTGAAGGAGTTGATGGGCCTAAGACAACCAGTAATCACATCATGGAAGTTCAGAAGACTCTGGGAATAGAAGCTGCAAGAAAATGTATAATTCTGGAAATTCAGAAAACGATGAAAGATATGAGTATAGATGTACGTCATATGATGCTTTTAGCAGATCTGATGACATATAAG GGTGAAGTTTTAGGAATCACGAGACATGGAATTCAGAAAATGAAGGATAGTGTATTGATGCTTGCTTCTTTTGAGAAAACATCTGATCACCTTTTTAATGCTTCTGTAAATGGGAGGGTTGACAAAATTGAAGGAGTAAGTGAATGCATCATCATGGGCATACCAATGCAGATAGGCACGGGAATGCTAAAAGTTATGCAAAG AGTTCCACCGGTTGAACTGCAACGTGGAGCAGATCCAGTAATAAGCTGA